GGTGACATCCTCGCGTCCTGGGCGGAGCTGACCGGTGAGCCGGACGTCGTCTTCCAGGGCGGCCCCGTCTCGCTGGACTCGGCGCTCGGTGTGGCGGTGATCCCCGGCGACGAGGGCCCCCTGGGCTGGCGCCGGGTGTACGGGGCGATCGGTCTGGTGGACCTGGAGACGCCCCCTGAGCTGCTGGCCGCGGCCCTCGGCTCGCTGCGGATCTTCGCCGGTTACGCGGGCTGGGGCCCCGGCCAGCTGGAGACGGAACTGTCCGAGGGTGCCTGGTACGTCGTCGAGTCGGAACCCGGCGATGTCTCCTCGCCCCGCCCGGAAAGTCTCTGGCGGGCGGTCCTGCGCCGTCAGCGCAGCGAACTGGCCATGATCGCCACGTATCCGGACGACCCTTCGCTGAACTGATGCCGGGTCTTTCAGTACGCTTGGCGG
This genomic interval from Streptomyces sp. NBC_00464 contains the following:
- a CDS encoding YqgE/AlgH family protein, producing MTEVSSLTGRLLVATPALADPNFDRAVVLLLDHDEEGSLGVVLNRPTPVGVGDILASWAELTGEPDVVFQGGPVSLDSALGVAVIPGDEGPLGWRRVYGAIGLVDLETPPELLAAALGSLRIFAGYAGWGPGQLETELSEGAWYVVESEPGDVSSPRPESLWRAVLRRQRSELAMIATYPDDPSLN